In Morganella morganii, the following are encoded in one genomic region:
- the mnmE gene encoding tRNA uridine-5-carboxymethylaminomethyl(34) synthesis GTPase MnmE, which yields MQSTDTIVAQATPPGRGGVGILRVSGPQAAQVAQIVLGKLPKARYADYLPFRDETGKVLDQGIAIFFPGPNSFTGEDVLELQGHGGPVILDLLLKRILLIDNIRIANPGEFSERAFLNDKLDLAQAEAIADLIDASSEQAARSAMNSLQGAFSGEVHQMVEALTNLRIYVEAAIDFPDEEIDFLSDGVIEAKLDTVIADLERVRSQARQGSLLREGMKVVIAGRPNAGKSSLLNALAGREAAIVTDIAGTTRDVLREHIHIDGMPLHIIDTAGLREAGDEVERIGIERAWQEIAQADRVLFMVDGTTVDEQTPEQIWPEFMSRLPAGIPVTIIRNKTDITGETTGITERNGDTLIKLSAREGHGIDLLRDHLKTTMGFEGNTEGGFLARRRHLQALNTAAEHLISGHEQLVVARSGELLAEELRLAQQALSEITGEFTSDDLLGRIFSSFCIGK from the coding sequence ATTCAGAGCACCGATACCATTGTGGCACAGGCAACCCCGCCGGGACGCGGCGGAGTCGGTATTTTGCGTGTGTCCGGCCCGCAGGCGGCACAGGTGGCTCAGATTGTACTGGGGAAACTCCCGAAAGCGCGTTATGCCGATTATCTGCCTTTCCGTGATGAAACCGGCAAAGTGCTGGATCAGGGGATTGCAATTTTCTTCCCCGGCCCGAACTCCTTTACCGGTGAGGATGTGCTGGAACTCCAGGGGCACGGCGGACCGGTTATCCTCGATTTATTGTTAAAACGTATTCTGCTTATCGATAATATCCGCATTGCCAATCCCGGTGAGTTTTCAGAGCGTGCATTCCTTAATGACAAACTGGATCTGGCACAGGCGGAAGCCATTGCTGACCTGATTGATGCCAGTTCGGAACAGGCGGCCCGTTCGGCGATGAATTCATTACAGGGCGCTTTCTCCGGGGAAGTGCATCAGATGGTGGAAGCACTCACTAACCTGCGGATTTATGTCGAAGCAGCAATCGACTTCCCGGATGAGGAAATTGATTTTCTCTCGGATGGTGTGATTGAAGCCAAACTCGATACCGTTATTGCTGACCTGGAACGGGTTCGTTCTCAGGCGCGTCAGGGCAGCCTGCTGCGTGAAGGGATGAAAGTGGTGATTGCCGGGCGCCCGAATGCCGGAAAATCCAGCCTGCTGAATGCTCTTGCCGGACGCGAAGCTGCGATTGTCACTGATATTGCCGGAACCACCCGTGATGTGCTGCGTGAACATATTCATATCGACGGTATGCCGCTGCATATCATTGATACCGCCGGGCTGCGCGAAGCCGGGGATGAAGTGGAGCGGATTGGTATTGAACGCGCCTGGCAGGAAATTGCACAGGCAGACCGCGTCCTGTTTATGGTGGACGGTACCACGGTGGATGAACAGACCCCGGAGCAAATCTGGCCGGAATTTATGTCCCGCTTACCGGCCGGTATCCCGGTCACCATTATCCGCAATAAAACCGATATCACCGGGGAAACCACCGGTATCACAGAGCGGAACGGCGATACGCTGATTAAACTTTCTGCCCGCGAAGGCCACGGTATTGATTTGCTGCGCGATCACCTGAAAACCACCATGGGATTTGAAGGCAACACTGAAGGCGGATTCCTCGCCCGCCGCCGTCATTTACAGGCACTGAACACTGCGGCAGAGCATCTGATCTCCGGTCACGAGCAGTTAGTAGTTGCCCGCTCCGGCGAATTACTGGCAGAAGAATTGCGTCTCGCCCAGCAGGCACTGAGCGAAATCACCGGTGAATTTACCTCCGACGATCTGCTCGGGCGCATTTTCTCGAGTTTTTGTATCGGGAAGTAA